Proteins from a genomic interval of Phlebotomus papatasi isolate M1 chromosome 3, Ppap_2.1, whole genome shotgun sequence:
- the LOC129808082 gene encoding uncharacterized protein LOC129808082 produces the protein MRKGRVIFLATFVTLISLTNGQGSCLICDSSEDPNCATLRDESALIGNCEEDNDNCFIQMDEFGHVQRGCGTSSFCEGHEQCTVCSGQSCNNGMYPIGRLQCHKCSGVECADPLLGPVETCRRYDAQDLCYTVVEENDEATERITHRGCASDDDLNMCDLHSDFCVKCSGNGCNNQPPLGPTTLSCIQCMEPDPACRYEYEEESGQPCSYQIVLGRPERCYTHVDSEGRVTRGCLDDFRTDVHIVSDCDGTKESCTICLTDNCNLEQVADPGTCVVCDSATDSNCNLLTGTPTTETCPTGPHDKRGCFRMEMNGGVSRGCVSSLNADTLEICQAGEDCKICLEDDCNRQVNFQTCYSCNSNDDQECIMSQVDKDSVICPRYVENCITYIDPESRRTIRGCQGDLDLPPGVICPSDLCNECSGESCNSQIFPVDRRLCNRCYSSTDCEKDLSVDTTYQSVCEFYDPQDQCFSVLIQDIIHRGCLSDSSPGVQHCDEAGEKCIICSGQFCNSVPAYQEASLECVKCSAEDPACEWAYHAGASIKCDGTVGLGEYETCYIFQDSDEKTVRGCTLEDPSICEISDVNCEVCIGDGCNNKAIARQSCIQCRSDREGEESCAQEAEGLNITICENSEITFDNRGCYVLKLDDGAVMRGCATDLSPAELEDCKSESEDKVCQYCEEEGCNNQIAGSSSVHVSFLLLFVSLLILVLVPDQ, from the exons ATGCGAAAAGGAAGAGTGATTTTTCTGGCAACTTTTGTCACATTAATATCATTGACTAATGGACAAGGATCGTGTTTGATATGTGATTCAAGTGAAGATCCTAATTGTGCCACCCTCAGGGATGAATCTGCACTCATAGGCAACTGCGAGGAAGATAATGATAACTGCTTCATCCAGATGGATg AATTCGGTCATGTTCAGCGAGGATGCGGTACATCTTCATTCTGTGAAGGACACGAACAGTGCACTGTGTGTTCGGGTCAAAGTTGCAACAATGGAATGTATCCAATTGGAAGACTTCAATGCCACAAATGTTCCGGAGTTGAATGTGCTGATCCTCTGCTAGGTCCTGTGGAAACTTGTCGAAGATATGATGCTCAAGATCTCTGTTACACAGTTGTCGAAGAAA ATGATGAAGCAACTGAACGGATTACACATCGTGGATGTGCCTCAGATGATGATCTTAATATGTGTGATCTTCATTCGGATTTCTGCGTTAAGTGTTCTGGCAACGGTTGCAACAATCAACCGCCTTTGGGACCAACAACACTATCTTGTATTCAGTGTATGGAACCGGATCCTGCATGCCGATATGAGTATGAAGAAGAGAGCGGACAGCCCTGCAGTTACCAGATTGTCCTAGGACGACCAGAACGTTGCTATACTCATGTCGACAGCGAAGGTCGTGTTACCAGAGGTTGTTTGGATGATTTCAGAACAGATGTTCATATCGTTAGTGACTGTGATGGAACTAAAGAGTCCTGCACTATATGCCTAACGGATAACTGCAATCTTGAACAAGTTGCCGATCCTGGTACATGCGTTGTGTGCGACAGTGCTACTGACTCCAATTGCAACCTTTTAACTGGTACACCAACAACAGAAACATGTCCAACAGGACCTCATGATAAACGTGGATGCTTCCGAATGGAGATGA ACGGTGGAGTTTCACGAGGTTGCGTGAGTTCCTTGAACGCTGATACTTTGGAAATTTGCCAAGCTGGAGAGGATTGCAAAATTTGCTTAGAAGATGACTGCAACAGACAAG TAAACTTCCAAACTTGCTATTCTTGCAACTCCAACGACGATCAGGAATGCATTATGTCCCAGGTGGATAAAGATTCTGTAATCTGTCCCAGATACGTCGAGAATTGCATCACTTATATTGATCCAGAATCAAGGAGGACTATCAGAGGTTGTCAAGGTGATCTTGATCTTCCACCTGGAGTTATTTGTCCTTCAGATTTGTGCAATGAGTGTTCTGGAGAATCATGCAATTCCCAAATCTTCCCTGTTGATCGGAGATTGTGTAACAGATGCTACTCATCAACCGACTGTGAGAAAGACCTTTCAGTGGACACAACCTACCAGAGTGTCTGTGAATTTTATGATCCTCAGGATCAGTGCTTCTCTGTGTTGATTCAGGATATCATCCACCGTGGATGCCTCAGTGATTCATCTCCAGGAGTTCAGCACTGCGATGAAGCTGGCGAAAAGTGTATCATCTGCAGTGGACAATTCTGCAATTCCGTTCCAGCCTATCAAGAGGCATCCCTTGAATGTGTTAAATGTTCTGCTGAAGATCCAGCCTGCGAATGGGCCTATCATGCTGGTGCATCCATCAAATGCGACGGAACGGTAGGTTTAGGTGAATATGAAACTTGCTACATCTTTCAGGATTCTGATGAGAAAACAGTCCGAGGATGCACTTTGGAAGATCCCAGCATTTGCGAG ATCAGTGATGTCAATTGCGAAGTTTGTATTGGAGATGGATGCAACAATAAGGCCATCGCCAGACAATCCTGCATCCAATGTCGAAGTGATCGAGAGGGAGAAGAGTCTTGTGCTCAAGAAGCCGAAGGACTCAATATTACCATTTGTGAGAATAGTGAGATCACCTTCGACAATCGTGGATGCTATGTCCTGAAATTGGACGATGGAGCGGTGATGAGAGGATGCGCTACCGATTTGAGTCCAGCTGAACTAGAAGACTGCAAAAGTGAATCCGAGGACAAAGTGTGTCAATATTGCGAAGAAGAAGGATGCAATAATCAAATAGCTGGATCTTCATCAGTCCATGTGTCATTCCTATTGCTCTTTGTATCCTTGTTAATTCTAGTTTTAGTTCCAGATCAATGA
- the LOC129808079 gene encoding uncharacterized protein LOC129808079, with the protein MAWNTINILVLVICGISLVQGQRICYSCDSATDATCATLSSVPLPTKTCTTETDSCVTAIVEERTVRGCLQDDFGGTCTGPLCESCGATNCNGAIFPNNRAQCQKCSGTQCAEITNNDNLEVCQRYVETDACYTAVVDDSLVTYRGCLSDPDTDVGKQECTSLGDLCVTCAGAACNSAPAQSQSTLECMRCSGDASCRYAQPEDFGLPCLYDILLGRPEYCYSFVTNNNQVVRGCLYDSFTDENYRNLCESGASNCILCSDALCNYENYARHTCYSCDGHTDPNCETMDGWYEPEECPPGTLDQVGCFRADTDGVTMRGCISQLHPDEVDYCSQTSSGLCSLCYTDNCNGRPPKTCITCDSSNDPNCATLVDPQALLQYSQECSSTSAICITRVFNGYTQRACSGTGISCTSGNPCKQCDGPNCNNDLVPADRLKCHKCSGDGCTSITDNTNLEVCELYNANDRCFTVVTDQEVTHRGCYSDPSSAAAKAECTRHESGEDMCVKCEGEGCNTQAIKAPATLSCIKCNGPTCANAQESTSGQACFGDVLLGRTEQCYSYIHDNGNVERGCLYDPNTPQAVSNDCASNPGGRCKICSGGNCNTAEYVFTPTCYSCDSELNPGCETMTGNIDVKECPIGTLLGCFRSQVDGIVVRGCAGDLQGGEISLCERGSQCKLCDGANCNEKVDFQRCYSCNSANSGEACTNLQDTANQQTCSDYMDSCMTAIGPNGETLRGCYSSYADQFPMCNTYTCQVCAGGYCNGAIFPSARRRCHRCSGSDCNSVTSTDTLNVCSTYEAQDECYAVVVDGTTYRGCRSDTSEGNTQCNAAGDQCIKCTDSNGCNNQPAVRSPTLSCIKCAANDVACLWGFSSAAAQACVNDVWLGSEETCFRVQSGSSAIRGCTLDSPNDCPESSSACTRCTGNACNTATYKRQQCLLCSTTATGQDNCGSEPEEYNALECSGDDQTYESRGCYVSVDEDGVVRRGCAKDLNSGLLSQCKDDEDETCRYCEMDGCNDWPAGASAIQALSVGAMLLVAVMGKFFH; encoded by the exons ATGGCGTGGAACACTATTAATATTTTAGTCTTAGTGATTTGTGGAATAAGTCTAGTTCAAG GCCAGAGAATCTGCTATAGTTGTGATTCTGCAACGGATGCAACATGCGCAACCCTAAGCAGTGTACCCCTTCCCACTAAAACCTGCACTACCGAAACGGATTCCTGTGTTACGGCCATCGTTGAAGAGAGAACGGTAAGAGGATGCTTGCAGGATGATTTTGGTGGAACCTGTACTGGACCCTTGTGTGAATCTTGCGGTGCTACAAACTGCAACGGAGCCATCTTCCCAAATAACAGGGCTCAGTGTCAGAAATGTTCAGGAACTCAATGTGCTGAGATCACCAATAATGATAATCTGGAGGTTTGCCAGCGTTATGTCGAAACTGATGCCTGTTATACCGCTGTGGTAGATGACTCTTTGGTCACATACCGAGGTTGTCTCTCAGACCCAGATACCGATGTGGGAAAACAGGAATGCACCAGTTTAGGTGATTTATGTGTCACCTGCGCAGGAGCAGCTTGCAACTCTGCTCCTGCTCAAAGCCAATCTACATTAGAATGCATGAGGTGTAGTGGAGATGCTTCCTGTCGGTACGCACAACCTGAGGACTTTGGTCTACCCTGCTTATATGATATTCTTCTGGGTCGTCCAGAATACTGCTACAGCTTTGTCACCAATAATAACCAAGTAGTTCGTGGATGTCTGTATGATTCTTTCACAGATGAAAACTATCGCAATCTCTGCGAATCAGGAGCATCTAATTGCATTCTATGCTCAGATGCGTTGTGCAATTATGAAAATTACGCTCGTCATACTTGCTATTCCTGCGATGGTCATACTGATCCAAACTGCGAAACCATGGATGGATGGTACGAACCAGAGGAGTGTCCTCCAGGCACCCTAGATCAAGTGGGATGCTTCAGAGCTGACACTG ACGGTGTAACAATGCGAGGATGTATTTCTCAGCTTCATCCCGATGAAGTAGATTACTGCAGCCAAACATCCTCAGGACTCTGCAGTCTTTGCTACACCGACAACTGCAACGGAAGAC CACCAAAGACTTGTATAACATGTGACTCAAGCAATGATCCCAATTGCGCCACCCTAGTTGATCCTCAAGCTCTTCTGCAGTACAGTCAAGAGTGCTCATCTACTTCAGCCATTTGTATCACCAGAGTTT tcaaCGGCTACACCCAAAGAGCATGCTCTGGAACCGGAATTTCCTGCACATCTGGCAATCCATGCAAGCAATGCGATGGACCCAACTGCAACAATGACCTTGTACCAGCCGATCGTCTCAAGTGTCACAAATGTTCAGGAGATGGATGCACATCCATTACAGACAATACAAATCTTGAAGTCTGTGAGCTCTACAACGCCAATGACCGGTGCTTCACTGTGGTCACTGATCAAGAAGTAACTCACCGTGGTTGCTACTCCGATCCCAGTTCTGCTGCAGCAAAGGCTGAATGCACTCGACATGAATCCGGTGAAGACATGTGCGTTAAGTGTGAAGGTGAAGGATGCAACACCCAAGCGATTAAGGCTCCAGCCACTCTGTCTTGCATCAAGTGCAACGGACCAACATGTGCCAATGCGCAAGAATCAACTTCAGGACAAGCTTGCTTTGGGGATGTTCTCCTAGGAAGAACTGAACAATGCTACTCTTACATTCACGACAATGGCAATGTCGAACGAGGTTGTCTCTATGATCCTAACACTCCTCAAGCTGTAAGCAATGACTGTGCCAGCAATCCAGGAGGAAGATGCAAAATCTGCTCAGGTGGCAACTGCAATACAGCCGAATATGTCTTTACTCCAACATGCTACAGTTGCGACTCTGAACTCAATCCCGGTTGCGAAACTATGACAGGAAATATCGATGTCAAGGAATGCCCCATTGGAACTCTTCTTGGTTGCTTCCGTTCCCAAGTTG ATGGGATTGTGGTACGTGGCTGTGCTGGTGATCTCCAGGGTGGTGAAATTAGTCTCTGCGAACGAGGATCACAGTGCAAACTTTGCGATGGAGCCAATTGCAATGAGAAAG TGGACTTCCAAAGGTGCTACAGCTGCAATTCAGCAAATAGTGGTGAGGCATGCACCAATCTACAAGATACAGCCAATCAGCAGACTTGCTCAGACTATATGGATTCCTGTATGACAGCAATTG GACCTAATGGTGAAACACTTCGGGGCTGCTACTCATCCTACGCTGATCAGTTCCCAATGTGTAACACCTACACCTGCCAGGTCTGCGCTGGAGGATACTGCAATGGAGCAATTTTCCCTAGTGCACGTAGACGATGCCATAGATGTTCAGGATCAGACTGTAACAGCGTAACTTCAACCGATACGCTTAATGTCTGTTCGACTTACGAAGCACAAGATGAGTGTTACGCTGTTGTTGTAGATGGAACAACATACCGTGGTTGCCGCAGTGATACAAGTGAAGGCAACACCCAGTGCAATGCTGCTGGAGATCAGTGTATCAAATGCACGGATTCCAACGGTTGCAACAACCAGCCTGCTGTCAGATCTCCTACTCTATCTTGCATCAAATGCGCTGCCAATGATGTTGCTTGCCTCTGGGGCTTCTCCAGTGCTGCTGCTCAAGCATGCGTCAATGATGTTTGGCTAGGTTCCGAAGAAACCTGCTTCAGGGTGCAGTCTGGCTCAAGCGCTATTCGTGGTTGTACTCTTGACAGTCCAAATGACTGTCCAGAATCCAGCAGTGCTTGTACCAGATGCACAGGAAACGCATGCAACACTGCCACCTACAAGCGTCAGCAGTGTCTTCTTTGCTCTACTACTGCAACTGGACAGGATAACTGCGGATCTGAACCTGAGGAATACAATGCCCTTGAATGCTCCGGAGATGATCAGACATACGAATCGCGAGGTTGCTATGTATCAGTAGATGAAGATGGTGTGGTAAGACGAGGATGTGCTAAGGACCTCAATTCTGGCCTTCTAAGTCAATGTAAGGATGATGAAGATGAGACTTGCAGATACTGTGAAATGGATGGATGCAATGATTGGCCTGCAGGAGCTTCAGCCATTCAAGCTCTATCTGTTGGAGCTATGCTTCTTGTTGCGGTTATGGGAAAGTTTTTCCATTAA
- the LOC129808081 gene encoding uncharacterized protein LOC129808081 gives MSGKSIYLLLLCFAPFFGVNGQTQCIICSSRVNPECATTVDISYLSANCPNDNECATLIESNRYTMRGCASEVTNYCVNAVPLCSMCIGGNCNDRIFPLDRQICYQCVGSGCETPNETNLRPCEIYQENDGCFVAVEQTEGGSLTTYRGCTSDPVYSPAKQGCSAVGGYCIECDGSGCNTAPQSTQSTLSCVQCDSDDDYCSSPPGESAQPCTHEVPLGRTDQCYTYRLGQGRVERGCLLDPATPSEYIQDCAEDNENCMVCSTPGCNIQPAIEPIQCIVCDESQDPDCRDLLNHHQPQQCPPGTYDAHGCYRYESNLEHNVIRGCVSDLIGTPRLNDCQMGGICKICDFDNCNSKVNFQECYSCNSGVETDCLRVQNNTRPTAVCHEYMDTCAQIIQDGTRLTIRGCTHEVDAIHTHLHPFRQTCNTNLCNSAIYPGFRAVCHQCADGPGCDRNSTETPEYLLPCRIFFQDDQCYSVLRNQQAVRGCISDTDANSAFCEASGELCERCVEGQGCNFRPASRPSNINCVSCQGDPACAWGFPNPTGPLCQETVWMGQRESCYVGVSPNDQVVRGCTLDPVLGCPQDHTCTHCYANNCNNVAVTRQQCIHCRSNAPGQASCAESAEDLEPRACSGDFQTFASRGCYTMRKPNNIVIRGCIRDLSYDDYHNYCSFDEEESDFCVKCLDHGCNVQPAPAKAALNHPLTFIIALIFLVASQLF, from the exons GTTTCGCGCCCTTTTTTGGAGTTAATG GGCAAACGCAGTGTATTATTTGCAGTTCAAGAGTTAATCCAGAATGTGCAACAACAGTGGATATTTCTTACCTCTCTGCTAATTGcccaaatgacaatgaatgtgCAACATTAATCG agtcGAATAGGTATACCATGAGAGGATGTGCTTCTGAAGTTACAAATTACTGTGTTAATGCTGTGCCATTGTGCTCTATGTGCATCGGGGGCAATTGTAATGATCGTATTTTTCCATTAGACCGCCAAATCTGTTATCAATGCGTAGGCTCCGGATGTGAGACTCCTAATGAAACAAATCTACGACCTTGTGAAATTTATCAGGAGAACGACGGATGCTTCGTGGCAGTTGAACAGACTGAAG GCGGTAGCCTTACAACCTATCGTGGATGTACTTCTGATCCGGTCTATAGCCCAGCCAAGCAGGGCTGCTCAGCTGTTGGTGGTTACTGTATTGAATGCGATGGAAGTGGTTGCAACACTGCTCCTCAGTCCACTCAGAGTACTCTATCTTGTGTTCAGTGCGACTCCGATGATGACTACTGCAGTAGTCCTCCAGGAGAGAGTGCCCAACCCTGTACACATGAAGTTCCTCTAGGTCGCACGGATCAATGCTATACCTACAGATTGGGTCAGGGCAGAGTTGAGAGGGGTTGTCTGTTGGATCCTGCCACTCCCTCGGAATACATACAAGACTGCGCTGAAGACAATGAAAATTGTATGGTTTGTTCTACTCCAGGCTGCAACATCCAACCTGCTATTGAACCCATTCAGTGCATCGTTTGTGATGAATCACAAGATCCCGACTGTAGAGACTTACTCAATCACCATCAACCTCAGCAATGCCCACCAGGAACGTACGACGCTCACGGGTGCTATCGATACGAATCAA ATTTGGAGCATAATGTTATCAGGGGCTGTGTATCTGACCTGATAGGGACTCCTCGTTTGAATGATTGTCAAATGGgaggaatttgcaaaatttgcgACTTTGACAATTGCAACTCTAAAG TCAACTTCCAAGAATGCTATTCATGCAATTCTGGCGTGGAAACGGACTGTTTGAGAGTACAGAACAATACAAGACCTACTGCTGTATGCCATGAGTATATGGATACCTGTGCCCAAATAATCCAGGATGGTACAAGGTTGACCATTCGTGGATGCACTCACGAAGTAGATGCCATTCATACACATCTTCACCCGTTCCGACAGACTTGCAACACTAATCTCTGCAATAGTGCTATTTACCCCGGTTTCCGGGCTGTATGTCACCAATGCGCTGATGGACCAGGATGTGACCGAAATAGTACAGAGACGCCAGAATATTTACTACCCTGCAGGATATTCTTTCAGGATGATCAGTGTTATTCCGTCCTGAGGAATCAACAGGCAGTTAGAGGCTGCATTAGTGATACTGATGCCAATTCAGCCTTCTGCGAAGCATCTGGTGAACTATGCGAAAGATGTGTCGAAGGACAAGGTTGCAATTTCAGACCGGCTTCCAGACCATCAAACATCAACTGTGTATCATGTCAAGGTGATCCTGCTTGCGCATGGGGTTTTCCCAATCCAACAGGACCTCTATGCCAAGAAACTGTTTGGATGGGTCAAAGAGAATCCTGCTATGTAGGAGTCAGTCCAAATGACCAAGTTGTCCGAGGATGCACTCTTGATCCTGTCCTCGGTTGTCCACAAGATCACACCTGTACTCACTGTTATGCCAATAACTGCAACAATGTCGCAGTTACCAGACAACAATGCATTCACTGCCGAAGCAATGCACCAGGTCAAGCATCCTGTGCCGAATCAGCAGAAGATCTTGAACCTAGAGCCTGTTCTGGAGACTTTCAAACTTTCGCAAGTAGGGGATGCTACACAATGAGAAAACCAAACAATATCGTCATTCGTGGATGCATTAGAGATCTTAGCTATGATGACTATCACAACTACTGTTCCTTCGACGAAGAAGAAAGTGACTTCTGCGTAAAGTGCCTCGATCACGGTTGCAATGTCCAACCTGCTCCTGCAAAAGCAGCTCTCAATCATCCCCTAACTTTCATCATTGCCCTAATTTTCCTTGTAGCTTCCCagctattttaa